A window of Silurus meridionalis isolate SWU-2019-XX chromosome 4, ASM1480568v1, whole genome shotgun sequence contains these coding sequences:
- the LOC124384875 gene encoding little elongation complex subunit 1-like, with protein sequence MWTDTHVIRKRVWLILNTWLLETQTKRRQFRNVSVAAVIRLLGRLGQQGLKENLAASVENLTKSIIEFGTQKVLEDMPWRCSCH encoded by the exons atGTGGACCGACACCCATGTTATTCG aaaacgTGTTTGGCTGATCTTGAACACTTGGCTGttggaaacacaaacaaagagaAGGCAGTTTAGAAACGTCTCTGTTGCAGCAGTTatcaggctacttg GGCGACTTGGCCAACAAGGCCTTAAGGAGAACCTGGCAGCATCAGTGGAAAATCTGACAAAAAGCATCATTGAGTTTGGGACACAAAAAGTCTTGGAAG ATATGCCGTGGAGGTGCAGCTGTCATTAA
- the LOC124384648 gene encoding polyadenylate-binding protein 1-like isoform X2 has product MSGSSASPLVVDNVIKVMMKNGRLKGFGYVTFSSPDEAREDIMEMNGRVLGSRTVYLSPSQTTQGRSHGMKVETISPSKPCPEPRPNANKNIHPQSGTAQLTVQRLWICLIFLSG; this is encoded by the exons ATGAGTGGATCTAGTGCTTCCCCTCTTGTTGTGGACAATGTGATAAAG GTCATGATGAAGAACGGACGCTTAAAAGGCTTCGGGTATGTGACGTTTTCATCTCCTGATGAGGCTCGAGAAGACATCATGGAGATGAATGGcagggtgctgggcagcaggactgtgtacttaagtccctctcagaccacccagggacgaagtcatggcatgaaggtagaaaccatctcgccttcaaaaccctgcccagaaccaagacccaacgccaacaagaacatccatccacaga GTGGTACTGCACAATTGACGGTCcaaaggctttggatttgtctgatattcctctctggatga
- the LOC124384664 gene encoding eukaryotic translation initiation factor 4 gamma 3-like has protein sequence MHKPEMENKRIQYSRDFLLSIQFMPDCMQKPEGLPSIPDVVLHKCNQNKLPPDPQGLSSRDSNISNIPAGTGSSCFSQ, from the exons ATGCACA AGCCAGAGATGGAGAATAAGAGGATACAATATAGTAGAGACTTTCTTTTGAGCATCCAGTTCATGCCTGATTGTATGCAGAAGCCAGAGGGGCTTCCATCCATACCTGATGTGGTGCTACACAAG TGTAACCAAAATAAGTTGCCACCGGACCCACAGGGTCTCAGCTCCAGAGACTCAAATATCTCAAATATTCCAGCAGGAACTGGAAGCAGCTGTTTCA GCCAGTAA
- the LOC124384648 gene encoding polyadenylate-binding protein 1-A-like isoform X1 → MNRFAEKFKTTNVLLAWIHSAMFAPASVALVMMKNGRLKGFGYVTFSSPDEAREDIMEMNGRVLGSRTVYLSPSQTTQGRSHGMKVETISPSKPCPEPRPNANKNIHPQSGTAQLTVQRLWICLIFLSG, encoded by the exons ATGAACCGGTTTGCTGAGAAGTTCAAAACAACCAACGTTCTTCTAGCATGGATTCATTCGGCGATGTTTGCCCCTGCCAGCGTGGCGTTG GTCATGATGAAGAACGGACGCTTAAAAGGCTTCGGGTATGTGACGTTTTCATCTCCTGATGAGGCTCGAGAAGACATCATGGAGATGAATGGcagggtgctgggcagcaggactgtgtacttaagtccctctcagaccacccagggacgaagtcatggcatgaaggtagaaaccatctcgccttcaaaaccctgcccagaaccaagacccaacgccaacaagaacatccatccacaga GTGGTACTGCACAATTGACGGTCcaaaggctttggatttgtctgatattcctctctggatga